The Rhodanobacteraceae bacterium genome contains the following window.
AAGCACGCCAAGGAATGGGAAGCCCTGACCCGCGAAATCGGCACGAAGGCCGCGCAGAATGCCGAGGAGATCGGCGCCGCGGCGGTCGACTACCTGTTCTATTCGGGCTACGTCACCATGGCCTATTTCATGGCCCGCGAGGCTGAAGCCGCGACTCGCGCCAGCTATGCCGGTACCGCCGAGTTCAAGGAAGCCAAGCTGGCGACGGTGCGCTTCTACTTCGACCGCCTGCTGCCGCGCACCCTGACCCACGCCGCCGGCGTGCGCGCGGGCGCCGAGTCGCTGACCACCAGCGTCGAGGCTGCGTTGGCCTGAGGGCCTGGTCGCGACGCGAGGTCGCTCCTGCAGTGGCGGGGTGGCTGTGGGAGCGGACTCTGTCCGCGATGGCTTTTGTCCGTAGGTCACGTTGGCCCGCAGGGCCTACGTGACGGCAGGCCTCGCGATGTCACGTAGCCCGCTGCGGCACAATCATTCCCCTTGCGGCAACTGCACGGCCGCCAACGACGGCATGGATACCGATGACGGACACATCTGCTCTGCCGGAGCTGGCCCTGCTCTGCCGGGTCGGCTTCGAACCCGACTTGATGGACGAGCTGTCGGCCTGGTTCGCGGTGCAGGGGGTTGCAGCGAGCGTCCGTTCCGAGCAGTCGGCCGTGGTTCGGGTGCGCGCCGCCGGCACGCATCCGGGATTGGCGGATCTGGTGTTCGCGCGGGATCTGATACAGGTGGCAGCCGAGCTCAGGGATCTCAGCGTGAAGGATCGGGTCAGTCCGATCTCCGCTGCTCTGCGGCCGCTGGGGCCGCTCTCCTCACTGACAGTGCTCACCCCCGACAGTGAGGCCACCAAACCACTGGCGCCGCTCGTGGGCGCGCTCCAGGCGCGACTCGGCGACCTGGTCCGTCCGGGCGGAACAGGGCGGGCACAAGTCTGGATGCTGGCCGGTACGCATGCGCTGGTCGGACCTTCACCGCCGGCCGGCGCCGCCCCCGTTTCCGGGGGCATTCCGCGCCTCAAGTTCCCGCGCGAAGCGCCATCCAGATCCACGCTGAAACTGGAAGAGGCTTTCCAGGTATTGATGAGTCCAGACGAACGCGAACGCTGGCTGGTCGCTGGCGGCACTGCGGTCGATCTGGGCGCGGCGCCGGGCGGATGGACCTATCAACTGGTGGCGCGCCGGATTCGGGTGACCGCCATCGACAACGGCCCCATGGCGCCGGCCTTGATGCACAGCGGTCTGGTGCAGCATCTGCGCGAGGATGGCTTTCGCTATCGCCCGCCGCGCCCGGTGGATTGGCTGGTCTGCGACATGGTCGAGAAACCGGGCAAGGTAGCCGAACTCATGGCGCGCTGGCTGCAATCGGGCTGGTGCAAGGCGGCGATCTTCAATCTCAAGCTGCCGATGAAGAAGCGCTTTGACGCCTGGGACAAGGCCAGGGCAGTGCTGCGCCCGCTGCAGCGCATGGGTTTTTCGGTGCGGGCGCGTCAGCTCTATCACGATCGTGAGGAACTGACCGTTGCCGTGATTCCCGGCGCTCAGATTCAGCTGCCGAAGCTGCGCGAGGCGGCCGCCAGCCGTCTGTCGGATCGAGCGACCCGATCGCAGCCGCCGGCAGCCGCCAAAGCGA
Protein-coding sequences here:
- the rlmM gene encoding 23S rRNA (cytidine(2498)-2'-O)-methyltransferase RlmM — encoded protein: MTDTSALPELALLCRVGFEPDLMDELSAWFAVQGVAASVRSEQSAVVRVRAAGTHPGLADLVFARDLIQVAAELRDLSVKDRVSPISAALRPLGPLSSLTVLTPDSEATKPLAPLVGALQARLGDLVRPGGTGRAQVWMLAGTHALVGPSPPAGAAPVSGGIPRLKFPREAPSRSTLKLEEAFQVLMSPDERERWLVAGGTAVDLGAAPGGWTYQLVARRIRVTAIDNGPMAPALMHSGLVQHLREDGFRYRPPRPVDWLVCDMVEKPGKVAELMARWLQSGWCKAAIFNLKLPMKKRFDAWDKARAVLRPLQRMGFSVRARQLYHDREELTVAVIPGAQIQLPKLREAAASRLSDRATRSQPPAAAKATRPGKGPRQTAANAPPLKSGQPASGRKAAPAGARAAAGRKPPSSGSRKPRGKR